The following coding sequences lie in one Spirosoma sp. KUDC1026 genomic window:
- a CDS encoding DUF4932 domain-containing protein translates to MKKLCLLVLFVSQLALAQSPSQPSPFGAKAGEKLTVTVHPGVELLAIIQYLAGREGPQPSPYLTAVRTHFATYRNHPAVLFLFNSDVPTGFDLPELGWCFADPMKPSTFTVPDSTYWLKAFSRQELTDYLTLCADFAKRSQFGTFYRQHQADYDRWGKAYRHQVDSLQMVQKLESFFRYPTTSRWYICLDPMNSYGAHAIMTKTLAPAFSQYIVYQQGYWDRQAKPTKDLAFETDVLYNLVWHEGSHIYISQLRQQYRAQIDSLRHLMPKNDRLAQQNINDWPHFVDESIVRAISLALHREHVGAEAARQRLASEEKNGYLYTDKLASMLQNDYLHTRQYATFDEYFPVLLRNWATLKPVN, encoded by the coding sequence ATGAAAAAATTGTGCCTGCTCGTACTTTTTGTTAGCCAGCTAGCCCTGGCTCAGTCTCCTTCCCAACCATCGCCCTTTGGGGCAAAAGCCGGTGAGAAACTAACCGTAACGGTGCATCCAGGTGTCGAACTACTGGCCATCATCCAGTATTTGGCGGGTCGCGAAGGCCCGCAGCCGTCACCGTATCTGACGGCCGTACGTACCCATTTTGCTACCTATCGGAATCACCCGGCGGTACTGTTTCTGTTTAACTCCGATGTTCCCACCGGCTTTGACCTGCCGGAATTGGGCTGGTGTTTTGCCGATCCAATGAAACCGTCGACGTTTACCGTCCCTGACTCGACGTATTGGCTAAAAGCGTTTTCCCGGCAGGAACTGACCGATTACCTGACACTATGCGCCGATTTTGCCAAGAGGAGTCAGTTTGGTACGTTTTACCGGCAGCACCAGGCTGACTATGATCGCTGGGGCAAGGCCTACCGGCATCAGGTTGATTCGTTGCAGATGGTCCAGAAACTAGAAAGCTTTTTTCGCTATCCGACTACCAGTCGCTGGTACATCTGCCTTGATCCTATGAACTCGTACGGCGCGCACGCAATCATGACAAAAACGCTGGCTCCGGCCTTTAGCCAGTATATTGTCTATCAGCAAGGGTACTGGGACCGCCAAGCTAAGCCAACAAAAGACCTTGCCTTTGAGACTGATGTTTTATACAATCTGGTCTGGCATGAGGGCAGCCATATTTACATCAGTCAATTACGCCAGCAATACCGCGCTCAGATTGATTCGCTCAGGCATTTGATGCCCAAAAACGACCGACTTGCTCAGCAGAACATCAACGACTGGCCGCATTTTGTGGATGAGTCAATCGTGCGGGCCATTTCGCTCGCCCTACATCGCGAACATGTCGGGGCCGAAGCTGCCAGACAGCGGCTCGCATCGGAAGAAAAGAATGGCTATTTGTATACTGATAAGTTGGCTAGTATGCTACAGAACGACTACCTCCACACCCGCCAGTACGCTACATTTGATGAATACTTCCCGGTCCTGCTGCGGAACTGGGCAACGTTGAAACCGGTCAATTAG
- a CDS encoding sensor histidine kinase produces MKRQYLVLIHLIFWSLLLLSDAVQHYEYSRYHPTIARTLLITSMYMLINVTAFYGGYALIYRFLIRPWPWPGWLAIINIPTTLILIVMMRYVIEFGILKPIFQYDNYAVNPNFTWTWFVQNAVLFYWSWTLYGVLYGFAEHYVQQQQRAREQMKAEVSLLRAQVNPHFLFNVLNDFYALSLTQPGRMPDALLKLADLLRYMLYSSQSVAVPLMEEVAYVKSYIDLEQLGQNVRDNVQTSFVGSFDNRQIAPMLLIPFVENAFKHGALYQGQAITIDLTADDRQLVFRCRNAKQAGQKDKTGGIGLANIRRRLALEYPDRHSLRINDTDTLFDIDLHITF; encoded by the coding sequence ATGAAGCGGCAATACCTCGTTCTGATCCATCTTATTTTCTGGAGTTTACTGCTGCTCAGCGACGCGGTGCAGCACTACGAGTACAGTCGTTATCACCCTACCATCGCGCGTACGCTGCTTATTACGTCGATGTACATGCTCATCAACGTAACCGCCTTTTACGGAGGGTACGCGTTGATTTACCGCTTCCTGATACGACCCTGGCCGTGGCCCGGCTGGTTGGCAATCATCAATATTCCAACCACGCTTATTCTAATCGTAATGATGCGTTACGTAATAGAATTCGGAATTTTGAAACCTATATTTCAGTACGATAATTACGCCGTCAACCCGAATTTCACCTGGACTTGGTTCGTCCAAAATGCGGTGCTGTTTTATTGGAGCTGGACGCTCTACGGGGTCCTGTATGGCTTTGCCGAACATTACGTTCAACAGCAGCAGCGCGCCCGCGAACAGATGAAAGCCGAGGTATCGCTGCTGCGGGCGCAGGTCAACCCGCATTTTCTGTTCAACGTCCTCAACGACTTTTACGCCCTCTCTCTGACCCAGCCCGGCCGGATGCCCGACGCCCTGTTGAAACTGGCGGACCTATTGCGCTATATGCTTTATAGCAGTCAGTCGGTAGCAGTTCCGCTGATGGAAGAGGTGGCCTACGTCAAAAGCTACATTGATCTGGAACAGCTTGGGCAGAACGTACGCGACAACGTACAGACCTCCTTTGTGGGATCGTTCGACAACCGGCAGATTGCGCCCATGCTCCTGATTCCGTTCGTGGAGAACGCCTTCAAGCATGGTGCTTTATATCAGGGTCAGGCCATTACCATTGACTTGACGGCCGATGATCGCCAGCTTGTCTTTCGGTGCCGCAACGCCAAACAAGCGGGGCAGAAAGACAAAACTGGTGGCATTGGCCTGGCAAACATTCGGCGTCGGCTTGCGCTGGAATATCCTGACCGCCATTCTCTGCGCATCAATGATACCGACACCTTGTTCGACATAGATCTCCATATAACGTTCTGA
- a CDS encoding LytR/AlgR family response regulator transcription factor, producing MPIATQRSTVRYSTIRCGIVDDKPLAIDLLRAHADQISYLHVVFATTNPLDVLPALDENPVDLIFLDIQMPGLTGLQLANLIGTKTRIIFTTAYADYALDGFEHSAVDYLLKPIPFERFYKAVQKAREVIGQPTSSGISPTEQTRDFLFVRTEARLVKVTFNALLYVEAMQNYCVLHTTDVRVMTLQPMRQMQEQLPEEQFVRVHKSYIVNISSIDSVERSRIFIGKTIIPVGDSYRDEFYRRLTG from the coding sequence ATGCCCATTGCTACCCAACGCAGCACCGTCCGGTATAGCACCATCCGGTGTGGAATCGTGGACGACAAACCGCTGGCCATCGATCTGCTGCGAGCCCACGCCGATCAGATTTCGTACCTGCATGTTGTCTTCGCCACGACTAACCCGCTCGACGTACTACCAGCGCTGGACGAAAATCCGGTCGACCTGATTTTTCTTGATATTCAGATGCCCGGCCTGACAGGATTACAATTAGCGAATCTGATTGGCACAAAAACGCGGATCATTTTCACCACCGCCTACGCCGATTACGCGCTCGATGGGTTTGAGCACAGCGCCGTCGATTATCTGCTGAAACCCATTCCATTCGAGCGGTTTTACAAAGCGGTTCAGAAAGCTCGTGAGGTTATTGGCCAACCGACATCGTCCGGCATCAGCCCAACCGAGCAAACGCGCGATTTTCTGTTTGTCCGAACCGAAGCGCGGCTGGTTAAGGTTACCTTCAACGCCCTGCTGTACGTCGAAGCGATGCAGAATTATTGCGTGCTGCATACCACTGACGTCCGGGTAATGACCCTGCAACCGATGCGACAAATGCAGGAACAACTACCCGAAGAGCAGTTTGTCCGGGTGCATAAATCCTACATCGTCAACATCAGTAGTATAGACTCAGTCGAACGAAGCCGCATTTTTATTGGCAAAACCATCATTCCCGTCGGCGACAGTTACCGCGACGAATTTTATCGGCGTTTAACCGGTTAA
- a CDS encoding DUF2279 domain-containing protein, producing MNKPDIKALSTNLRRSIWLFCCVCLLSQSVRAQVANPISITPESTGVREGRFIGVVVGTAAFYTLTLLLLKKQWYKKKVPFHSFNDNGEWLQMDKIGHMTTAYCMSRGGYELMRWSGVSEGASTLTGGLLALLFQTTIEVFDGHSEGWGFSKGDMAANLAGTALFVGQQYGAGQQVVTLKYGFRKTIFPQYRPNLLGHSVGQQMLKDYNGQQYWLSVNLASVLPVGPSFPRWLNMDVGYSGSGMIGGHENPRVIDKDGNEVKFERYRQFFISPDADLSRVGTFSPSLQRFIGTAQFFKIPAPSLEYNKQKGVRFHPFLLPKE from the coding sequence ATGAATAAACCGGATATAAAGGCGCTTTCCACAAACCTGCGCCGGTCTATATGGCTATTCTGCTGCGTCTGCCTGCTTAGTCAGTCGGTCAGGGCGCAGGTAGCCAATCCAATCAGCATCACCCCCGAATCGACCGGAGTCCGGGAGGGTCGATTTATTGGCGTTGTTGTTGGGACAGCCGCATTCTACACGCTGACTCTGCTTTTACTCAAGAAGCAATGGTACAAAAAGAAAGTCCCGTTTCATAGTTTTAACGACAACGGCGAGTGGCTGCAGATGGATAAAATTGGCCACATGACTACGGCTTATTGCATGAGCCGGGGCGGCTACGAACTGATGCGGTGGAGTGGCGTTAGCGAAGGGGCCAGCACCCTGACGGGCGGATTGTTAGCCTTGTTATTTCAGACGACTATTGAAGTGTTCGACGGCCATTCGGAAGGGTGGGGGTTTTCGAAGGGCGACATGGCCGCTAACCTGGCCGGTACGGCGCTGTTTGTTGGGCAGCAGTACGGCGCTGGCCAGCAGGTCGTTACGTTAAAATACGGCTTTCGAAAAACGATCTTCCCGCAGTACCGGCCCAATCTGCTCGGTCATTCCGTGGGGCAGCAAATGCTGAAGGATTATAACGGGCAGCAATACTGGCTATCGGTTAACCTGGCATCGGTGCTACCCGTTGGCCCGTCCTTCCCCCGCTGGCTAAATATGGACGTGGGCTACAGCGGCAGCGGTATGATCGGCGGACACGAGAATCCAAGGGTAATTGACAAGGACGGTAACGAAGTGAAGTTCGAGCGCTACCGACAATTCTTTATCTCCCCCGATGCCGATCTGTCGCGCGTGGGTACGTTCAGTCCCTCGTTGCAACGGTTTATCGGTACGGCGCAGTTCTTCAAAATTCCGGCCCCCTCGCTGGAATATAACAAACAGAAGGGGGTACGTTTCCACCCGTTCCTGCTACCGAAAGAGTAA